From the Amycolatopsis thermoflava N1165 genome, one window contains:
- a CDS encoding MBL fold metallo-hydrolase — translation MNPICVTCGMQYASPRADCPICEDERQYVPPSGQRWTDFATLRAEHEPLIKQEGEGITGIACTPKFGIGQRALFVETASGNFLWDLTAYLDDTIAEHITSRGGITGIAISHPHYYTTCVEWARAFDVPVYLHEGDREWIGRLDERIELWSGQTKQVGDDLTLVNLGVHFTGGTVLHWSGGEDGRGALLSGDIVQVIPDRRFVAFMYSYPNLIPERPSVVRRAAEILAGYRFDAIYGAWWDAVVRQDGYDVVQRSAKRYLEFVS, via the coding sequence ATGAACCCCATCTGCGTGACCTGCGGCATGCAGTACGCCTCCCCCCGCGCGGACTGCCCCATCTGCGAGGACGAGCGCCAGTACGTCCCACCATCGGGCCAGCGGTGGACCGACTTCGCCACGCTCCGAGCCGAGCACGAGCCCCTCATCAAGCAGGAGGGCGAAGGCATCACCGGCATCGCCTGCACCCCGAAGTTCGGCATCGGCCAGCGCGCCCTCTTCGTCGAGACCGCGAGCGGCAACTTCCTCTGGGACCTCACCGCGTACCTGGACGACACGATCGCCGAGCACATCACCAGCCGCGGCGGCATCACCGGCATCGCGATCAGCCACCCGCACTACTACACGACCTGCGTCGAGTGGGCCCGCGCCTTCGACGTGCCGGTCTACCTGCACGAAGGCGACCGCGAGTGGATCGGCCGCCTGGACGAGCGCATCGAGCTGTGGAGCGGCCAGACCAAGCAGGTCGGCGACGACCTCACATTGGTCAACCTGGGTGTGCACTTCACCGGCGGCACGGTCCTGCACTGGTCCGGCGGCGAGGACGGCCGGGGCGCGCTGCTGTCCGGCGACATCGTCCAGGTGATCCCGGACCGCCGGTTCGTCGCGTTCATGTACAGCTACCCGAACCTGATCCCGGAGCGGCCGTCGGTCGTGCGGCGCGCCGCGGAGATCCTCGCCGGCTACCGCTTCGACGCGATCTACGGCGCGTGGTGGGACGCGGTGGTGCGGCAGGACGGCTACGACGTCGTGCAGCGCTCGGCCAAGCGCTACCTGGAGTTCGTCTCGTAG
- the greA gene encoding transcription elongation factor GreA, protein MVAVSDTQVTWLTQEAYDRLKHELDELIENRPVIAAKINASREEGDLRENGGYHAAREEQGQQEARIRHLQELLRSAKVGEAPKNDGVAEPGKVLTVRYDGDDEDEKFLLATREEGAEGELDVYSPESPLGKALLGAKEGESREYELPNGSTQKVTLVKAVPYSG, encoded by the coding sequence ATGGTGGCCGTGAGCGACACCCAGGTGACCTGGCTGACCCAGGAAGCCTACGACAGGCTCAAGCACGAGCTCGACGAGCTGATCGAGAATCGTCCGGTCATCGCTGCGAAGATCAACGCCAGCCGCGAAGAAGGCGACCTCCGCGAGAACGGCGGTTACCACGCTGCCCGCGAGGAGCAGGGCCAGCAGGAGGCCCGCATCCGCCACCTGCAGGAACTCCTGCGGTCGGCGAAGGTCGGCGAGGCCCCGAAGAACGACGGGGTCGCCGAGCCGGGCAAGGTCCTCACCGTGCGTTACGACGGTGACGACGAGGACGAGAAGTTCCTGCTCGCCACGCGCGAAGAGGGCGCCGAGGGCGAACTCGACGTGTACTCCCCCGAGTCGCCCCTGGGCAAGGCCCTGCTGGGCGCCAAGGAAGGCGAGTCGCGCGAGTACGAGCTGCCCAACGGCAGCACGCAGAAGGTGACGCTGGTCAAGGCCGTGCCCTACTCCGGCTGA
- a CDS encoding DUF4307 domain-containing protein, producing the protein MSTASAPPSLPDGRYGRPRRPSRRWRVWVFTGIALVVSCAVAWIGYVNLGAAPISAERVTFEELPGNAMTISLNVTRDEPDRPGVCIVRTRDISGAESGRREVYIPANDSRVDVVVRSIDRPVTADVYGCSYDIPEYLSRS; encoded by the coding sequence TTGAGCACCGCCAGCGCCCCGCCGTCCCTGCCGGACGGCCGCTACGGGCGGCCGCGCAGGCCGAGCCGCCGCTGGCGGGTGTGGGTCTTCACCGGGATCGCGCTGGTCGTGAGCTGCGCCGTCGCGTGGATCGGGTACGTGAACCTGGGCGCCGCGCCCATCAGTGCGGAACGCGTCACGTTCGAGGAGCTGCCCGGCAACGCGATGACGATCTCGCTGAACGTGACGCGGGACGAGCCGGACCGGCCGGGCGTGTGCATCGTGCGGACGCGGGACATCAGCGGCGCCGAGAGCGGGCGGCGGGAGGTCTACATCCCGGCGAACGACAGCCGGGTCGACGTGGTCGTGCGGAGCATCGACCGCCCGGTCACCGCCGACGTGTACGGCTGCTCTTACGACATCCCGGAGTATCTGTCAAGGAGTTAG
- the mca gene encoding mycothiol conjugate amidase Mca, with amino-acid sequence MVGSDELMSGTGSRLRLMAVHAHPDDESSKGAATMARYVAEGAEVMVVTCTGGEAGSILNPAMDRPEVLANMSAIRREEMAKAAKILGVQHRWLGFVDSGLPEGDPLPPLPEGCFALTPLEEPVRELVKVIREFRPHVVLTYDENGGYPHPDHIRTHEVSMAAFDAAAEPDKFPEAGEPWQALKLYYMHGFSRARMQAFHDALVEAGLESPYAEWLGKWDPDRADVMERVTTRIECADYFEVRDEALKAHATQIDPNSRWFFVPLDMQRRVWPTEEYELVRSLVDSTLPEDDLFAGVREKVNT; translated from the coding sequence ATGGTGGGTTCTGACGAGCTGATGTCCGGGACGGGATCGCGCCTGCGTCTCATGGCGGTGCACGCACATCCCGACGACGAGTCGAGCAAGGGTGCGGCCACGATGGCGCGCTACGTCGCCGAGGGCGCCGAGGTCATGGTGGTGACCTGCACCGGAGGCGAGGCCGGGAGCATCCTCAACCCGGCCATGGACCGGCCCGAGGTGCTGGCCAACATGTCCGCCATCCGCCGCGAGGAGATGGCCAAGGCCGCCAAGATCCTCGGCGTCCAGCACCGCTGGCTGGGTTTCGTGGACTCCGGCCTGCCGGAGGGCGACCCGCTGCCCCCGCTGCCGGAGGGCTGCTTCGCGCTCACCCCGCTCGAGGAGCCGGTGCGCGAGCTGGTCAAGGTCATCCGCGAGTTCCGTCCGCACGTCGTGCTGACCTACGACGAGAACGGGGGCTACCCGCACCCGGACCACATCCGCACCCACGAGGTCTCCATGGCGGCCTTCGACGCCGCCGCCGAGCCGGACAAGTTCCCCGAGGCGGGCGAGCCGTGGCAGGCGCTCAAGCTGTACTACATGCACGGCTTCTCCCGCGCCCGCATGCAGGCCTTCCACGACGCGCTCGTCGAGGCCGGCCTGGAGTCGCCCTACGCGGAGTGGCTCGGCAAGTGGGACCCGGACCGCGCGGACGTCATGGAGCGGGTCACCACGCGCATCGAATGCGCCGACTACTTCGAGGTCCGCGACGAGGCGCTGAAAGCGCACGCCACCCAGATCGACCCGAACAGCCGGTGGTTCTTCGTGCCGCTGGACATGCAGCGCCGGGTGTGGCCGACGGAGGAGTACGAGCTGGTCCGTTCGCTCGTGGACAGCACGCTGCCCGAGGACGACCTGTTCGCGGGCGTCCGTGAGAAGGTGAACACATGA
- a CDS encoding thioredoxin domain-containing protein produces the protein MANRLAAATSPYLLQHAENPVDWWPWSADALAEAKRRDVPILLSIGYAACHWCHVMAHESFEDAETARLMNEHFVNIKVDREERPDIDAVYMTATQAMTGQGGWPMTCFLTPDGEPFHCGTYYPPQPRPGMPSFQHLLVAVAQAWQERRDELREGAGKIVEHLAGQLGPLPPAPVDAGVLDAALLKLTGEADPARGGFGGAPKFPPSMVLEFLLRHHERTGSAEALSLVESCAEAMARGGIHDQLAGGFARYSVDASWVVPHFEKMLYDNALLLRVYAHLARRTGSALAAGVARMTGEFLLTRLRTEQGGFAASLDADTLGEEGLTYVWTPAQLREVLGDDDGAWAAELFSVTESGTFEHGTSVLQLRRDPDDRERFERVRAALLAARDERPQPGRDDKVIAAWNGLAITALCEAGVALDEPHWVSAAQDAASAVLGIHLRDNRLRRSSRDGTAGDAAGVLEDYGCLSEGLLALHQATGDPRWLTEATNLLDTALANFAVADTPGAYHDTADDAEVLVHRPSDPTDNASPSGASALANALVTASVLVGPDRSARYRAAAEEAVHRTGRLIAKAPRFAGHWLTAAEALLAGPVQVAIAGPDSTERDLLRAVAARRAHGGAVVLAGEPDAAGVPLLADRPLVSGQAAAYVCRGYVCDRPVTSPDDLVSALSARSEQGI, from the coding sequence ATGGCCAACCGACTCGCCGCCGCGACGAGCCCCTACCTGCTGCAGCACGCCGAAAACCCGGTCGACTGGTGGCCGTGGAGCGCCGACGCGCTCGCCGAGGCCAAGCGCCGGGACGTGCCGATCCTGCTCTCGATCGGTTACGCCGCGTGCCACTGGTGCCATGTGATGGCCCACGAGTCCTTCGAGGACGCCGAGACCGCGCGCCTGATGAACGAGCACTTCGTCAACATCAAGGTCGACCGCGAGGAGCGTCCCGACATCGACGCGGTCTACATGACCGCGACCCAGGCGATGACCGGCCAGGGCGGCTGGCCGATGACCTGCTTCCTCACCCCCGACGGCGAGCCGTTCCACTGCGGCACCTACTACCCGCCGCAGCCGCGGCCGGGCATGCCGTCGTTCCAGCACCTCCTCGTCGCCGTCGCCCAGGCCTGGCAGGAACGCCGCGACGAACTGCGCGAGGGCGCAGGCAAGATCGTCGAGCACCTCGCCGGGCAGCTCGGGCCGCTGCCGCCGGCCCCGGTCGACGCGGGCGTGCTCGACGCCGCCCTGCTGAAGCTGACCGGGGAGGCCGACCCCGCACGCGGCGGTTTCGGTGGCGCGCCGAAGTTCCCGCCGTCGATGGTGCTGGAATTCCTGCTGCGCCACCACGAACGCACCGGCTCCGCCGAGGCGCTGTCCCTTGTGGAATCCTGCGCCGAGGCGATGGCCCGCGGCGGCATCCACGACCAGCTCGCCGGCGGCTTCGCCCGCTACTCCGTGGACGCGTCCTGGGTCGTGCCGCACTTCGAAAAGATGTTGTACGACAACGCTTTGCTGCTGCGGGTCTACGCGCACCTGGCCCGCCGCACCGGCTCCGCCCTGGCCGCCGGGGTCGCGCGCATGACCGGCGAGTTCCTGCTCACCCGTCTCCGCACGGAACAGGGCGGGTTCGCCGCGTCGCTCGACGCGGACACCCTCGGCGAGGAAGGCCTGACCTACGTCTGGACGCCCGCGCAGCTGCGTGAGGTGCTCGGCGACGACGACGGCGCGTGGGCCGCGGAACTGTTCAGCGTCACCGAATCCGGCACGTTCGAGCACGGCACCTCGGTGCTGCAGCTGCGGCGTGACCCGGACGACCGGGAGCGCTTCGAGCGGGTCCGCGCGGCGCTGCTGGCCGCCCGCGACGAGCGGCCGCAGCCGGGACGCGACGACAAGGTGATCGCGGCCTGGAACGGCCTCGCCATCACCGCGCTGTGTGAGGCGGGCGTGGCGCTCGACGAGCCGCACTGGGTGTCCGCGGCCCAGGACGCCGCGTCCGCGGTCCTCGGCATCCACCTCCGCGACAACCGCCTGCGCCGCAGCTCGCGGGACGGGACCGCCGGCGACGCGGCGGGCGTGCTGGAGGACTACGGCTGCCTGTCCGAGGGGCTGCTGGCCCTGCACCAGGCGACCGGGGACCCGCGCTGGCTCACCGAGGCCACGAACCTGCTGGACACCGCACTCGCCAACTTCGCCGTCGCGGACACCCCGGGCGCGTACCACGACACGGCGGACGACGCCGAGGTCCTCGTGCACCGGCCGTCGGACCCGACCGACAACGCCAGCCCCTCCGGGGCCTCCGCGCTGGCGAACGCGCTGGTCACGGCGTCGGTGCTGGTCGGGCCGGACCGCTCCGCGCGGTACCGGGCAGCCGCCGAGGAGGCCGTGCACCGGACGGGCCGGCTGATCGCCAAGGCGCCCCGCTTCGCCGGGCACTGGCTCACCGCGGCCGAGGCGCTGCTGGCCGGTCCCGTCCAGGTCGCGATCGCCGGGCCGGACTCGACCGAGCGGGACCTGCTGCGCGCGGTGGCCGCCCGTCGTGCGCACGGCGGCGCGGTCGTGCTGGCCGGGGAGCCGGACGCGGCGGGCGTGCCGCTGCTCGCGGACCGGCCGCTGGTGAGCGGACAGGCCGCGGCCTACGTGTGCCGCGGTTACGTCTGCGACCGGCCGGTGACCAGCCCCGACGACCTCGTTTCGGCCTTGTCCGCCCGCAGTGAACAGGGGATCTGA